In Deinococcus sedimenti, a single genomic region encodes these proteins:
- a CDS encoding 16S rRNA (uracil(1498)-N(3))-methyltransferase: protein MTDAPLRLPRHRLRVDALTDTMILGPGEARHLHVLRLNAGDTVRVFDGRGAEALAEIAELNEVRAVLNLGDAIEGAAETPWPLTVAVALLKADKLSDVVRAATELGAAQIQLLVTARADVREIGDQKLVRLNRVAQEAAKQSRRAVVPPVLAPVPLARFQPGGLTLVAQPGSAVRVSDVVTWDAPVTIITGPEGGLTDAEVQTLVQGGAHAVTLGPRILRAETAPVALLGAIAALGL, encoded by the coding sequence ATGACCGACGCCCCTTTGAGGCTGCCCCGGCACCGCCTGCGGGTGGACGCCCTGACGGACACGATGATCCTCGGGCCGGGCGAGGCGAGGCACCTGCATGTCCTGCGCCTGAACGCGGGCGACACCGTGCGCGTGTTCGACGGGCGCGGCGCGGAGGCCCTGGCCGAGATCGCCGAACTGAACGAGGTGCGCGCCGTGCTGAACCTGGGCGACGCCATTGAGGGAGCCGCCGAGACGCCCTGGCCCCTGACCGTCGCGGTGGCGCTCCTGAAGGCCGACAAACTGTCCGACGTGGTGCGCGCGGCGACCGAACTGGGGGCCGCGCAGATCCAGCTGCTCGTGACCGCCCGCGCGGACGTCCGCGAGATCGGCGACCAGAAACTCGTGCGCCTGAACCGCGTCGCGCAGGAGGCCGCGAAGCAGTCCCGCCGCGCCGTCGTCCCCCCCGTCCTGGCCCCGGTGCCGCTGGCCCGCTTCCAGCCGGGCGGCCTGACGCTCGTCGCGCAGCCCGGCTCGGCGGTCCGCGTGTCGGACGTCGTCACCTGGGACGCCCCGGTCACGATCATCACCGGCCCGGAAGGCGGCCTGACCGACGCCGAGGTGCAGACGCTCGTGCAGGGCGGCGCGCACGCCGTCACGCTCGGCCCGCGCATCCTCCGCGCGGAGACGGCCCCGGTGGCGCTGCTGGGGGCCATCGCCGCGCTGGGGCTGTAG
- a CDS encoding 50S ribosomal protein L11 methyltransferase → MLVYHLPGTFETREDHLDLLWEAGATGLEERAGLIRAYFDEETELPDAIRDGEWRQEADQDWLAEFKANLRPVQAGRVTIVPPWLRAEIPATQVGLVIEPGMAFGTGHHATTRMAVEALSDLNLNGQTILDVGTGSGVLAIAGALLGAEYALGVDIDPITIPIAEENARDNAVPEGRTAFMVGTLGDDLPGDVVADGVFDVLVANLYAELHDLLVGAYVGHLRPGGPLILTGILTGKLPLVQGALDREGFTDVQVRTDGEWALVTARAGE, encoded by the coding sequence ATGCTGGTGTATCACCTTCCGGGAACGTTCGAGACGCGCGAGGATCACCTCGACCTGCTGTGGGAGGCCGGGGCGACCGGTCTGGAGGAACGCGCCGGGCTGATCCGCGCGTACTTCGACGAGGAGACCGAGCTGCCCGACGCCATTCGGGACGGCGAGTGGCGGCAGGAGGCGGATCAGGACTGGCTGGCGGAGTTCAAGGCGAACCTGCGCCCGGTGCAGGCGGGCCGCGTGACGATCGTGCCGCCGTGGCTGCGCGCCGAGATTCCCGCTACGCAGGTGGGACTGGTCATCGAGCCGGGCATGGCCTTCGGGACGGGGCACCACGCGACGACCCGCATGGCGGTGGAGGCCCTGTCGGACCTGAACCTGAACGGGCAGACCATCCTGGACGTCGGGACCGGGAGTGGAGTGCTGGCGATCGCGGGGGCGCTGCTGGGCGCGGAGTACGCGCTGGGCGTGGACATCGACCCGATCACCATCCCGATTGCCGAGGAGAACGCGCGGGACAACGCGGTGCCGGAGGGCCGGACGGCGTTCATGGTGGGTACGCTGGGCGACGACCTGCCGGGTGACGTGGTCGCGGACGGGGTGTTCGACGTGCTCGTGGCGAACCTGTACGCGGAACTGCACGACCTGCTGGTCGGGGCGTACGTGGGACACCTGCGCCCCGGCGGGCCGCTGATCCTGACCGGGATCCTGACCGGGAAGCTGCCGCTGGTGCAAGGCGCGCTGGACCGCGAGGGGTTCACGGACGTGCAGGTCCGCACGGATGGCGAGTGGGCGCTCGTGACCGCCCGCGCGGGCGAATGA
- the proC gene encoding pyrroline-5-carboxylate reductase produces the protein MKLAIVGVGKLGLALLEGVTAQGVLPPAEIGLLDANAARAQDIAARTGARVITQADLGRAERILISLQPRVFPEAAEWLAQPNAGYISTMAGVSVAALTRRLGTKRVVRVMPNLAATIGHSQTAITGPREAGDAGDLAFAHQLFDAVGDAYDLPEHLFNAFTGMSASGPAYVAVVAEALADGGVRMGLPRPLANELAAKLLIATGELVQRRAHPALLKDEVASPGGTTIAGLAALEAAGVRGGLIEAVVQATRRGTELGKDQD, from the coding sequence ATGAAGCTCGCGATCGTCGGCGTCGGCAAACTCGGACTGGCCCTGCTGGAGGGCGTCACCGCCCAGGGCGTCCTGCCCCCCGCAGAGATCGGCCTGCTCGACGCGAACGCCGCCCGCGCGCAGGACATCGCCGCCCGCACCGGCGCCCGCGTCATCACGCAGGCGGACCTGGGCCGCGCCGAACGCATCCTGATCAGCCTGCAACCCCGCGTGTTCCCCGAAGCGGCCGAGTGGCTCGCGCAGCCCAACGCCGGGTACATCAGCACCATGGCCGGTGTGTCCGTCGCCGCCCTGACGCGCCGCCTGGGCACCAAGCGCGTCGTGCGGGTCATGCCGAACCTCGCCGCGACCATCGGCCACAGCCAGACCGCCATCACCGGCCCCAGGGAAGCCGGGGACGCCGGGGACCTCGCGTTCGCACACCAGCTGTTCGACGCGGTCGGCGACGCGTACGACCTCCCCGAACACCTGTTCAACGCCTTCACCGGCATGAGCGCCAGCGGTCCCGCCTACGTCGCCGTCGTCGCCGAGGCCCTCGCGGACGGCGGCGTCCGCATGGGCCTCCCGCGCCCCCTCGCGAACGAACTCGCCGCGAAACTCCTGATCGCCACCGGCGAACTCGTCCAGCGCCGCGCCCACCCCGCCCTCCTGAAGGACGAGGTCGCCAGCCCCGGCGGCACCACCATCGCCGGACTCGCCGCCCTCGAAGCCGCCGGCGTGCGCGGCGGCCTCATCGAAGCGGTCGTGCAGGCCACCCGGCGCGGCACCGAACTCGGCAAAGACCAGGACTGA
- the bshC gene encoding bacillithiol biosynthesis cysteine-adding enzyme BshC, whose product MARNAGAEYRNGGLLDYVRLPAGALETALGETRPDIDRVALADALRAYHRDLGTLTPTVEATLTRLAHPASRVVVTGQQAGALTGPAYSVHKGADAALLARQLDTEDAPIVAVYWIASQDHDAAEVAGTSLLDASERLLRLTLDVPEGVPVGRVPWRPEWTAQVHALLDAFDAPAEHVAAVRARFDRAAQVGGSYADVFARLIHGLLGGAGLLVLDPMHPALARLMAPTLARELDDPLASSLAIEAAAARLIADGFEPQLRRPDGATNLFIEEDDGQRRLLRVDGQAFVTATRRYTRADLLALLDANPTRLTPAAGLRPAVQDALLPTLAFVVGPGEIAYGAQLRDVYPLHGLRQPLLWPRLSVTWREPNVTRLLKRLNATAAQVQADPDGVLGRALAAERHAGAVTTARLDDLTTRLDALTAEIADLDPTLIGAAARTRTRTVARVAHLQRLATQALARAENDRSGQLTRLKAHLLPNGTPQEREMNFLTYLLKHGDTPLKQLLNLPAGWQGELDIP is encoded by the coding sequence ATGGCGCGAAACGCAGGGGCGGAATACAGGAACGGTGGGCTGCTGGACTACGTGCGTCTGCCCGCAGGGGCGCTGGAGACCGCGCTGGGCGAGACCCGGCCCGACATCGACCGCGTGGCCCTCGCGGACGCGCTGCGCGCCTACCACCGCGACCTGGGCACCCTGACCCCCACCGTGGAGGCCACGCTGACGCGGCTGGCGCACCCGGCGTCCCGCGTGGTCGTGACCGGGCAGCAGGCGGGCGCCCTGACCGGCCCGGCCTACTCCGTGCACAAGGGCGCGGACGCGGCGCTGCTGGCACGGCAGCTGGACACCGAGGACGCCCCGATCGTCGCGGTGTACTGGATCGCCAGCCAGGACCACGACGCCGCCGAGGTGGCGGGCACGTCCCTGCTGGACGCCAGCGAACGCCTGCTGCGCCTGACCCTGGATGTCCCGGAGGGCGTTCCGGTGGGCCGCGTGCCCTGGCGGCCCGAGTGGACGGCGCAGGTGCACGCGCTGCTGGACGCCTTCGACGCCCCGGCCGAGCACGTCGCTGCCGTCCGCGCCCGCTTCGACCGGGCCGCGCAGGTGGGCGGCAGTTACGCCGACGTGTTCGCCCGGCTGATCCACGGGCTGCTGGGCGGCGCGGGCCTGCTGGTCCTTGACCCGATGCACCCGGCCCTGGCGCGATTGATGGCCCCGACCCTCGCGCGGGAACTGGACGACCCGCTGGCGTCCTCGCTGGCCATCGAGGCGGCTGCCGCACGGCTGATCGCCGACGGGTTCGAGCCGCAGCTGCGCCGCCCGGACGGCGCCACGAACCTCTTCATCGAGGAGGACGACGGGCAGCGCCGCCTGCTGCGCGTGGACGGGCAGGCGTTCGTCACGGCCACCCGCCGGTACACCCGCGCGGACCTACTCGCGCTGCTGGATGCCAACCCCACCCGCCTGACCCCTGCCGCTGGCCTGCGCCCCGCCGTGCAGGACGCCCTGCTGCCCACCCTGGCGTTCGTCGTCGGCCCCGGCGAGATCGCGTACGGCGCTCAACTGCGGGACGTGTACCCCCTGCACGGCCTGCGGCAGCCGCTGCTGTGGCCCCGCCTGAGCGTCACGTGGCGCGAACCGAACGTCACGCGCCTGCTGAAGCGACTGAACGCCACCGCCGCGCAGGTCCAGGCGGACCCCGACGGCGTGCTGGGCCGCGCCCTGGCCGCCGAACGCCACGCCGGGGCCGTCACCACCGCGCGACTGGACGACCTGACCACCCGCCTGGACGCCCTCACCGCTGAGATCGCGGACCTCGACCCCACCCTGATCGGCGCCGCCGCGCGCACCCGCACCCGCACCGTCGCCCGCGTCGCGCACCTGCAACGCCTCGCCACGCAGGCCCTCGCCCGCGCCGAGAACGACCGCAGCGGCCAGCTCACGCGCCTGAAAGCCCATCTCCTCCCCAACGGCACCCCGCAGGAACGCGAGATGAACTTCCTCACGTACCTCCTCAAACACGGCGACACGCCCCTGAAGCAACTCCTGAACCTCCCCGCCGGATGGCAGGGCGAACTCGACATTCCCTGA
- a CDS encoding Crp/Fnr family transcriptional regulator: protein MLPGAFGALPADVQAQVTAAGRVGRWGRGELLFHPEDAAETLFVLLRGSVRLYRLGSGAREVTLDVHGAGSLLGAAALLPGERCGMYAEAMDDTEALLLGRDALTRLTQAQPAVAVGLTEQITRQTRGVQERLSGLVFLEVSQRLALALLNLAEREGPWPEGGSLALRDRVSHQDLAHVVGSTRETITKLLGDFRSRGLLDLGYRRIILTDRAGLERATQEPLR, encoded by the coding sequence ATGTTACCCGGTGCTTTCGGTGCCCTTCCTGCGGACGTGCAGGCGCAGGTGACGGCCGCGGGGCGCGTGGGGCGCTGGGGCCGGGGCGAGCTGCTGTTCCACCCGGAGGACGCCGCGGAAACCCTGTTCGTGCTGCTGCGTGGGTCGGTGCGCCTGTACCGCCTGGGATCGGGCGCGCGTGAGGTGACGCTGGACGTGCACGGTGCGGGATCGCTGCTGGGCGCGGCGGCGCTGCTGCCGGGCGAACGCTGCGGCATGTACGCCGAGGCGATGGACGACACCGAGGCGCTGCTGCTGGGCCGGGACGCCCTGACCCGACTGACGCAGGCGCAACCGGCCGTGGCGGTGGGCCTGACCGAGCAGATCACGCGCCAGACGCGCGGCGTGCAGGAGCGCCTGTCGGGACTGGTGTTCCTGGAGGTGTCCCAGCGGCTGGCGCTGGCCCTGCTGAACCTCGCCGAGCGGGAGGGGCCCTGGCCGGAGGGCGGGTCGCTGGCCCTGCGGGACCGGGTGTCGCATCAGGATCTGGCGCACGTGGTGGGCAGCACCCGCGAGACGATCACGAAGCTGCTGGGGGATTTCCGGTCGCGGGGGCTGCTGGACCTGGGGTACCGGCGGATCATCCTGACGGACCGCGCGGGGCTGGAACGGGCGACTCAGGAGCCGCTGCGCTGA
- a CDS encoding WecB/TagA/CpsF family glycosyltransferase translates to MTTPTPRQRLTLFDLPLDVVTLDETLDRLGDLIYRQPRAPHTVVTLNPEFIVQSRTQPDFVNAMQVADLVTADGVGIVWAARQLTNTEVPRAPGFDIVQGLMQRHGADLRVFFLGAKPGVAEVAAQNAARDYGIQVAGVHHGYFDLPEDQRVAELVRDSGADLLLTAMGAGRQETFNQYWRQVINTPVMIGCGGVIDVLAGNADLAPAWTRRLGVEWIWRVGLDRKRWNRAPRLAQFVRMVRAEKKRLK, encoded by the coding sequence ATGACCACCCCCACTCCACGCCAGCGCCTCACGCTGTTCGACCTGCCGCTGGACGTCGTGACGCTCGACGAGACCCTGGACCGCCTGGGCGACCTGATCTACCGCCAGCCCCGCGCGCCGCACACCGTCGTGACCCTGAACCCCGAGTTCATCGTGCAGTCCCGCACCCAGCCGGACTTCGTGAACGCCATGCAGGTCGCCGACCTCGTCACCGCCGACGGCGTCGGGATCGTCTGGGCCGCGCGGCAACTGACGAACACCGAGGTGCCCCGCGCGCCCGGCTTCGACATCGTCCAGGGCCTCATGCAGCGGCACGGCGCGGACCTGCGCGTGTTCTTCCTGGGTGCCAAGCCCGGCGTGGCCGAAGTCGCCGCGCAGAACGCCGCCCGCGACTACGGCATCCAGGTCGCCGGGGTCCACCACGGCTACTTCGACCTGCCCGAGGACCAGCGCGTCGCGGAACTCGTGCGCGACAGCGGCGCTGACCTGCTGCTGACCGCCATGGGCGCCGGCCGTCAGGAGACCTTCAACCAGTACTGGCGGCAGGTCATCAACACGCCCGTCATGATCGGCTGCGGCGGCGTCATCGACGTGCTGGCCGGAAACGCCGACCTCGCCCCCGCCTGGACGCGCCGCCTGGGCGTCGAGTGGATCTGGCGCGTCGGCCTGGACCGCAAACGCTGGAACCGCGCGCCAAGGCTCGCACAGTTCGTCCGCATGGTGCGCGCCGAGAAGAAACGCCTCAAATAA
- a CDS encoding peptidoglycan D,D-transpeptidase FtsI family protein yields the protein MSRADRLWERRERVRRRAGGGVSSARPARGAARVHQMALGFTVALALLGARLYYLQVSLHDQFAVRSASNYQRDEVLRALRGEIRTQDGVLLATNRLAVDLVYTGRLRKSDREKPIPGWDKIVYLAGIGGDVLVNGQPREPDYEREPATILARNVSQERLAALYEYTVLVPSLELRERVERVYPQGKMAAHLLGYVQEASDTQIKEDGYTQGDLVGRSGLEYSLQKTLEGENGLRRREVTAAGKPQTERVIDPGVKGKDVVLSIDSLLQRTAEQALREGLADVNRGRAKHGKAPEPYARGAVIALDPRTNEVLALASAPTYDPNWFSRVPGPDPKAKNWAIDPNRPLAALDAVTANRVVQAYAPGSVFKIATTLMQEERWGNFSLACNPVYYFGRAPRKNWAGFPLGTVDGKLAISYSCNPWYYHSAATAGPERYGRTLVQRMKELGYLRPTGLEIVGEKLGEMRSPDDYRTAQDPWYPGYALNMSIGQGSVQVTPAQVAWVMSTIVNDGQQRPLTVLRSVGGERQPLKPATSVVYNGKVDAFKFVKDGMSGTTAGTRYGTAQHEIGPDRFPVRTGGKTGTAENGTSSRQGYAYTHAWYEGYGPIGKDGTPTFAVVTFFQFGGEGSGPALRAAKRMFAARWCVTLDEQLSAKPLAEQQPCTGELEQMHQVYKVRAERAKARPDVQTP from the coding sequence GTGAGCCGCGCCGACCGCCTGTGGGAACGCCGGGAGCGGGTCCGTCGCCGCGCCGGGGGGGGCGTCTCGTCGGCACGCCCGGCGCGTGGGGCGGCGCGGGTGCATCAGATGGCGCTGGGGTTCACGGTGGCGCTGGCGCTGCTGGGCGCGCGGCTGTACTACCTGCAGGTGTCGCTGCACGATCAGTTCGCGGTCCGCTCGGCCAGCAACTACCAGCGGGACGAGGTGCTGCGCGCCCTGCGCGGCGAGATCCGCACGCAGGACGGCGTGCTGCTCGCCACGAACCGCCTCGCGGTGGACCTCGTGTATACCGGCCGCCTCCGGAAGTCCGACCGCGAGAAGCCCATTCCCGGGTGGGACAAGATCGTGTACCTCGCAGGGATTGGGGGGGACGTACTGGTGAACGGTCAGCCGCGCGAACCGGACTACGAGCGGGAACCGGCGACGATCCTGGCGCGCAACGTCTCGCAGGAGCGGCTGGCGGCTCTGTACGAGTACACGGTGCTGGTCCCCAGCCTGGAGCTGCGCGAGCGGGTCGAACGGGTGTACCCGCAGGGCAAGATGGCCGCGCACCTGCTGGGGTACGTGCAGGAAGCGTCCGACACGCAGATCAAGGAGGACGGGTACACGCAGGGGGACCTGGTGGGCCGCTCCGGGCTGGAGTACAGCCTCCAGAAGACCCTGGAAGGCGAGAACGGCCTGCGCCGCCGCGAGGTGACGGCCGCCGGGAAACCGCAGACGGAACGGGTGATCGACCCGGGCGTGAAGGGCAAGGACGTGGTGCTGTCCATCGACTCGCTCCTGCAACGCACGGCTGAGCAGGCGCTGCGCGAGGGACTGGCGGACGTGAACCGGGGCCGCGCCAAGCACGGCAAAGCGCCCGAGCCGTACGCGCGGGGCGCGGTGATCGCGCTGGACCCCCGCACGAACGAGGTGCTGGCCCTGGCGAGCGCCCCCACGTACGATCCCAACTGGTTCTCGCGGGTGCCCGGGCCGGACCCGAAGGCGAAGAACTGGGCGATCGACCCGAACCGGCCGCTGGCCGCACTGGACGCCGTGACGGCGAACCGGGTGGTGCAGGCGTACGCGCCGGGCAGCGTGTTCAAGATCGCCACGACCCTCATGCAGGAGGAACGCTGGGGGAACTTCTCGTTGGCGTGCAATCCGGTCTATTACTTCGGGCGGGCGCCCCGCAAGAACTGGGCAGGATTCCCCCTGGGCACGGTGGACGGGAAGCTGGCGATCTCGTACTCGTGTAATCCGTGGTACTACCATTCAGCCGCGACGGCCGGCCCGGAGCGGTATGGGCGGACGCTGGTGCAGCGCATGAAGGAGCTGGGGTACCTGCGCCCCACCGGGCTAGAGATCGTCGGGGAGAAGCTGGGCGAGATGCGCAGCCCGGACGATTACCGCACGGCGCAGGATCCCTGGTATCCCGGGTACGCCCTGAACATGAGTATCGGTCAGGGGAGCGTGCAGGTCACGCCCGCGCAGGTGGCATGGGTGATGAGTACCATCGTGAACGACGGGCAGCAGCGCCCGTTGACCGTGCTGCGCAGCGTGGGTGGCGAACGGCAGCCGCTGAAGCCCGCCACGAGCGTCGTGTACAACGGTAAGGTGGACGCGTTCAAGTTCGTGAAGGATGGCATGAGCGGCACCACCGCCGGAACCCGGTACGGCACCGCGCAGCATGAGATCGGCCCGGACCGCTTCCCGGTGCGGACAGGGGGCAAGACCGGCACGGCGGAGAACGGCACGAGTTCCCGGCAGGGGTACGCGTACACGCACGCGTGGTACGAGGGGTACGGACCGATCGGGAAGGACGGCACGCCGACCTTCGCGGTGGTGACATTCTTCCAGTTCGGTGGCGAAGGATCGGGACCCGCGCTGCGGGCGGCGAAGCGGATGTTCGCGGCGCGGTGGTGCGTCACGCTGGACGAGCAGCTGAGCGCGAAGCCGCTGGCAGAGCAGCAGCCCTGCACAGGTGAGCTCGAGCAGATGCATCAGGTGTACAAGGTCCGCGCGGAACGGGCGAAGGCCAGGCCCGACGTTCAGACGCCCTGA
- the mreD gene encoding rod shape-determining protein MreD: MIRPVARRGHVRWAQLIAYLLVLIAAQGLLSRLLDPVGVPAPDLFLLTAVGLAARLSPVGALLAAYGLGFMQDVLGGGMLGLHAAGLSGAALLVVWARRYLSDSGLLQALLGVLLGVVGQWLVFLFLTYWLREPLVTPETLRVTPPLVFVGSFVIAPVWERLVAWAFGPRVTVEEQLS; this comes from the coding sequence GTGATCCGCCCGGTCGCTCGGCGCGGCCATGTGCGCTGGGCGCAGCTGATCGCGTACCTGCTGGTCCTGATTGCCGCTCAGGGGCTGCTGTCGCGGCTGCTGGATCCGGTGGGTGTGCCGGCCCCGGACCTGTTCCTGCTGACGGCGGTGGGGCTCGCGGCGCGGTTGTCGCCGGTGGGGGCGCTGCTGGCCGCGTACGGGCTGGGGTTCATGCAGGACGTGCTGGGCGGCGGAATGCTGGGCCTGCACGCGGCGGGCCTGTCGGGCGCGGCGCTGCTAGTCGTGTGGGCGCGGCGGTACCTGTCGGATTCGGGTCTGCTGCAGGCGCTGCTGGGTGTGCTGCTGGGCGTGGTGGGGCAGTGGCTGGTGTTCCTGTTCCTGACGTACTGGTTGCGTGAGCCGCTGGTCACGCCGGAGACGTTGCGCGTGACGCCGCCGCTGGTGTTCGTGGGCTCCTTCGTAATCGCGCCGGTGTGGGAGCGGCTGGTCGCGTGGGCGTTCGGGCCGCGCGTGACGGTCGAGGAGCAGCTGTCGTGA
- the mreC gene encoding rod shape-determining protein MreC, which yields MKGWRLILGVFAGLLFVSMVLTRFQVVAPVALRAGVAPVTRLSVTAADNVRRAYVTLLQDRDQAAQVKALQKENDLLKQRTELLSREVGRLKQVLVITTTQAPNALALAQVIGVDPSPLQARLELNRGSRDGVRVHMPVTVPAGLVGQVVDVAPGQSTVLALVDPESAVGVTLQGNRGGRGVAHGTPPDRLRAEFSRGVPIKVGDVLVTNSQGGVFPVGIPVGRVEEVLPMGPNDISRTVIVKPAVDVGVVEDVTILEGL from the coding sequence GTGAAGGGCTGGCGGTTGATTCTGGGTGTGTTCGCGGGCCTGCTGTTTGTCAGCATGGTCCTGACGCGCTTTCAGGTGGTCGCGCCGGTCGCGTTGCGGGCCGGGGTGGCGCCGGTCACGCGCCTGTCGGTGACGGCGGCGGACAACGTGCGCCGGGCGTACGTGACGCTCCTGCAGGACCGGGATCAGGCGGCGCAGGTGAAGGCGTTGCAGAAGGAGAACGACCTTCTGAAGCAGCGGACGGAACTGCTGTCGCGTGAGGTCGGGCGGCTCAAGCAGGTGCTGGTCATCACGACGACGCAGGCGCCGAACGCGCTGGCGCTCGCGCAGGTGATCGGCGTGGACCCCAGCCCCCTTCAGGCGCGGCTGGAACTGAATCGCGGTTCGCGGGACGGCGTACGGGTGCACATGCCCGTGACGGTCCCGGCGGGATTGGTAGGGCAGGTGGTGGATGTCGCGCCCGGTCAGTCCACGGTGCTCGCGCTGGTCGATCCGGAGAGTGCGGTGGGCGTGACGCTGCAGGGGAACCGTGGGGGGCGGGGCGTGGCGCACGGCACGCCGCCGGACCGCTTGCGGGCGGAGTTCTCGCGGGGTGTTCCCATCAAGGTGGGGGACGTGCTCGTGACGAACAGTCAGGGGGGCGTGTTCCCGGTCGGGATTCCGGTGGGGCGCGTGGAGGAGGTGCTGCCGATGGGACCGAATGACATCAGCCGCACGGTAATCGTGAAGCCCGCCGTGGATGTAGGTGTGGTGGAAGACGTGACGATTCTGGAGGGCCTGTGA
- a CDS encoding Maf family nucleotide pyrophosphatase yields MTPVETGTPGVPVVLASGSPRRRELLTGLGVPFTVQVSGEPEDSREADPARLAAELALLKGRAVARTAQGSVVIAADTVVAAGAALLGKPESAHENEVFLRRLSGRTHEVYTGVAVLSGGSEMVEVARTAVTFRTLLPQEIAFYAASGEGLDKAGGYGIQGLGMALVERLEGEYSNVVGFPLSVVTRLLRGAGVPVWGTLGAGAE; encoded by the coding sequence GTGACCCCCGTTGAAACTGGCACGCCGGGCGTGCCGGTGGTGCTCGCGTCGGGCAGTCCGCGTCGGCGGGAACTGCTGACCGGGCTGGGCGTGCCGTTCACCGTGCAGGTCAGTGGCGAGCCGGAGGACAGCCGCGAGGCGGACCCGGCGCGGCTGGCGGCGGAACTGGCGCTGCTGAAGGGCCGCGCGGTGGCGCGCACGGCGCAGGGGTCTGTGGTGATCGCGGCAGATACCGTGGTCGCGGCGGGCGCGGCGTTGCTGGGCAAGCCGGAGTCCGCGCACGAGAACGAGGTGTTCCTGCGTCGCCTGTCGGGCCGCACGCACGAGGTGTATACGGGCGTCGCGGTGCTGTCAGGCGGATCGGAGATGGTGGAGGTGGCGCGCACGGCGGTCACGTTCCGCACCCTTCTGCCGCAGGAGATCGCGTTCTACGCGGCGTCCGGCGAGGGGCTGGACAAGGCGGGCGGGTACGGCATTCAGGGGCTGGGCATGGCGCTCGTGGAGCGGCTGGAGGGTGAGTACTCGAACGTCGTGGGCTTCCCGCTGAGTGTCGTGACGCGCCTGCTGCGCGGGGCGGGGGTGCCCGTGTGGGGCACGCTGGGGGCCGGGGCCGAGTGA
- the deoC gene encoding deoxyribose-phosphate aldolase yields the protein MKLSSFIDHTLLKPTATRADIVKLCAEARENSFFAVCLNPVFIPLAKAELAGSDVKVATVCGFPLGAVSSEQKAVEARLSVEAGADEVDMVIHIGAALANEWEAVEADVRAVRRAIPDAVLKVIIETCFLTDEQKREATAAVVRAGADFVKTSTGFGTGGATLDDVRLMAEVIAGLGAQERVQIKAAGGVRTPDDARAMIEAGASRLGTSGGVALVAGERMGEGY from the coding sequence GTGAAGCTGTCTTCGTTCATTGACCATACCCTCCTGAAGCCCACCGCCACCCGCGCGGACATCGTGAAATTGTGCGCCGAGGCGCGTGAAAATTCGTTCTTCGCGGTGTGCCTGAATCCGGTGTTCATTCCGCTGGCGAAGGCGGAACTGGCGGGGTCGGACGTGAAGGTGGCGACCGTGTGTGGGTTTCCGCTGGGTGCGGTGAGCAGCGAGCAGAAGGCGGTGGAGGCGCGGCTGAGTGTGGAGGCGGGTGCGGACGAGGTGGATATGGTGATTCACATCGGCGCGGCGCTGGCGAATGAATGGGAGGCGGTGGAGGCGGATGTGCGCGCGGTGCGCCGTGCGATTCCGGACGCGGTGCTGAAGGTGATCATCGAGACGTGCTTCCTGACCGATGAGCAGAAGCGGGAGGCGACGGCGGCGGTGGTGCGGGCCGGGGCGGACTTCGTGAAAACGAGCACGGGCTTCGGCACGGGCGGCGCGACGCTGGACGACGTGCGTCTGATGGCTGAGGTGATCGCGGGGCTGGGCGCGCAGGAGCGCGTGCAGATCAAGGCGGCGGGTGGCGTGCGTACGCCGGATGACGCGCGGGCCATGATTGAGGCCGGGGCGTCGCGCCTGGGCACGTCGGGTGGCGTGGCGCTGGTGGCGGGCGAGCGGATGGGCGAGGGGTACTGA
- a CDS encoding DUF4442 domain-containing protein produces the protein MTQAATLPAFAAAAVKKALHDIPMNATVGVQITDVGVGWATGEAPDTAPFRNHLGTIHAGVQFLLAEAVSGAAFAGAFAAQLVGAVPLIEKLETHYVNRAVGDLTARAEAADAAQVAAAHAEFAADGRARLVINVTVQDGEGKDVMRAVAHWYLRARPQAK, from the coding sequence ATGACCCAAGCTGCCACCCTGCCCGCTTTCGCCGCCGCCGCTGTGAAGAAGGCCCTGCATGACATTCCCATGAACGCCACGGTCGGCGTGCAGATCACGGACGTGGGCGTGGGCTGGGCGACCGGGGAGGCGCCGGATACCGCGCCGTTCCGCAACCACCTGGGCACCATTCACGCGGGCGTGCAGTTCCTGCTGGCCGAGGCGGTGAGTGGCGCGGCGTTCGCGGGGGCGTTCGCGGCGCAGCTGGTGGGCGCGGTGCCGCTGATCGAGAAGTTGGAGACGCACTACGTGAACCGCGCCGTGGGTGACCTGACCGCGCGGGCGGAGGCGGCGGACGCGGCGCAGGTCGCGGCGGCCCACGCGGAGTTCGCGGCGGATGGCCGCGCGCGACTGGTCATCAACGTGACCGTGCAGGATGGTGAGGGCAAGGACGTGATGCGCGCCGTCGCGCACTGGTACCTCCGCGCCCGCCCGCAGGCGAAGTGA